In Bosea sp. PAMC 26642, the DNA window CTCAAGGGAGAGCTGGAGGAGAGCTTCCAAGGCGCCCGCAATGCCGGCCGGCCACTGCTGCTGGAAGGCGGACTCGACTGGAAGCCTCTGTCCCTGACGCCGGCGGAGCTCGATTTCGTTGCGGCCAAGGGCGTGGCGGCGCGCGAGATCGCGCTCGCCTTCGGCGTGCCGCCGCTGCTGCTCGGCCTGCCCGGCGACAACACCCACGCGAATTTCGCCGAGGCCAACCGCGCCTTCTGGCGACAGACGGCGATCCCTCTGGTCCGCCGCACCGCGCAATCGCTGGCGCAATGGCTCGGGCCGGCCTTCGGCGACGACCTCACGCTCGAGCCCGATCTCGATGCGGTCGAAGCGCTCGCGGATGAGCGGGAATCGCTCTGGCGTCGGGTCGGCGCGGCCGACTTCCTCAGCGCAGACGAGAAACGCGAGGCCGTCGGCTACGGCCGGGCCGCGCCGGCAACTGGAGATGAACGATCATGAACGCGCTCGAACAGCTTCTCGCCGCCTTCGTCGGCAAGGGCGATGTCGGCCATCTCGGGCTGCTGCTCTGGGCCGGCTCGGCGTCCGCTTTCGCCTATGTCGTGATGCGCGAACTGACCGCCGCCAACCGGCGCTTCGATGAGTTCGTGCGCGAACTCAACCGCTTCAACGCCCGCCATGAAGGAGACCAGCCATGACCCGCTCGGGCGAGAAGACGCCGTCGCCATCCCTGTCTTCGGGTACGGGACGTGCCCGGCCGCCCAGGCCCGCTACACCGCCCCCGAAGATCGAGGCCTTCGGCCGCTTCGTCCAAAATCTCGGGCGGCTCGAAGGCGGCTCCGGCCGGCCGACAAAGGGTGGGGAGGGCGCCCGATGAGGGCGGCCCTGCCGCTGACACCCTTTGCGCGGGAATCGAAGTTCCTGCCCTTGCCGCCCTCCCATATCGGCCTCGACGGCATGTTCGAGGGCTATGCCAGCCTGTTCCGCATCGCCGATCTCGGCAAGGACATCGTCGAGCAGGGCGCCTTTCGCGAGAGCCTGGTCAGGCGCGGCCCGGCCGGCATCAAGATGCTCTGGCAACACGACCCGGCCGAGCCGATCGGCCGCTGGACAACGCTGATCGAGGACAGCCGCGGCCTGTTCGTGCGCGGCCGACTCTCGCTCGCCGTCGCCCGGGCCCGCGAGATCCACGCCTTGATGCGCGAAGGCGCGGTCGACGGGCTCTCGATCGGCTTCCGGCCGGAGAAGGCCCGCACCGAGCCGCGCACCGGATTGCGGCGGCTGGAGCGGGTCGATCTCTGGGAAATCTCGATCGTCACCTTCCCGATGCTGCCGCAGGCCCGCGTCTCCGCCGTCAAGGCGCTGCCGCGTGACGCCTTCGCCTACGCCTGACACCCCGTTCACCCCGAGGAGAGACCATGACCCTTTCGACACACGCTCCCGAGACAAAGGCCGCAGGCCCTGATTTGTCGATGGCGCTCGACGATCTGCGCTACACGCTGGAGAATTACCGCGCGACCAACGAGCAGCGGCTGGCGCAGATCGAGGGCCGCAGCGGCGCCGATCCGCTGACCGAGGAGAAGCTCGCCCGCATCGACGCCGCGCTGGACGATTCGAAGCGCCGCCTCGATCGGCTGGTGCTGGATCGCAGCCGCCCGGCGCTCGGCCATGACGACAAGCGCGATCCGCTGGTGGGCGAGCACAAGGCCGCCTTCGCCGCCTATATCCGCAGCGGCGAGGCCGGCGGCCTGAAACGCCTTGAAGGCAAGGCGCTGTCGGCGGGCTCGGGCCCCGACGGCGGCTATCTCGCTCCCTCCACGGTCGAGAGCGAGATCCTGCGGCGCCTGGCCAACGTTTCGCCGATCCGCGGCATCGCCAGCGTCCGGACGATTTCATCGGGGACCTACAAGAAGGCGTTCTCGACCACCGGTCCGGCCTCGGGCTGGGTCGCGGAGGCCGCGGCGCGGCCGCAGACCGGCTCGCCGACGCTGGCCGAGCTCAGCTTCCCGGCGATGGAGCTCTACGCCATGCCGGCTGCGACCCAGACCCTGCTCGACGAC includes these proteins:
- a CDS encoding phage major capsid protein: MTLSTHAPETKAAGPDLSMALDDLRYTLENYRATNEQRLAQIEGRSGADPLTEEKLARIDAALDDSKRRLDRLVLDRSRPALGHDDKRDPLVGEHKAAFAAYIRSGEAGGLKRLEGKALSAGSGPDGGYLAPSTVESEILRRLANVSPIRGIASVRTISSGTYKKAFSTTGPASGWVAEAAARPQTGSPTLAELSFPAMELYAMPAATQTLLDDAIVNIDQWIAEEVESAFAEQEGAAFVIGDGTDKPKGFLAYPFVAETSWSWGNIGVLNTGVAGAFPGANQSDILVDLVYALKAGYRQNASFVMNRKTQSIIRKFKDSTGHYLWQPPASVGAPATLMGFPLVEAEDMPNIANNAVAVTFGDFQRGYLVVDRAGVRILRDPYSAKPYVLFYTTKRVGGGVQDFAAIKGLRFAV
- a CDS encoding HK97 family phage prohead protease translates to MRAALPLTPFARESKFLPLPPSHIGLDGMFEGYASLFRIADLGKDIVEQGAFRESLVRRGPAGIKMLWQHDPAEPIGRWTTLIEDSRGLFVRGRLSLAVARAREIHALMREGAVDGLSIGFRPEKARTEPRTGLRRLERVDLWEISIVTFPMLPQARVSAVKALPRDAFAYA